One part of the Marichromatium purpuratum 984 genome encodes these proteins:
- the cobJ gene encoding precorrin-3B C(17)-methyltransferase, producing the protein MAPAARLELEQAQDIIGYNTYVEMAGPFRADQVIHGSDNRCEMDRARAAFALAAEGRHVVVVSSGDPGVFAMATAVLEALDEHAEPAWHGVELAVVPGISAAQAAAARIGAPLGHDFCIVSLSDNLKPWSQIVHRLELAARADLVIACYNPISRARPWQLGEALAVLRGVRDADTPVVLGRDVGRPAERVRVTTLGALDPQEVDMRTVVIVGSSQTRHFSTPEGRDWVYTPRWYPQPAEQD; encoded by the coding sequence AGCAGGCGCAGGACATCATCGGCTACAACACCTATGTCGAGATGGCCGGTCCCTTCCGCGCCGATCAGGTCATCCACGGCTCGGACAATCGCTGCGAGATGGATCGCGCCCGCGCCGCCTTCGCGCTGGCCGCCGAGGGGCGGCACGTGGTGGTGGTCTCCTCCGGCGATCCTGGCGTCTTCGCCATGGCCACGGCGGTGCTCGAGGCGCTCGACGAGCACGCCGAGCCGGCCTGGCACGGCGTGGAGCTGGCGGTGGTACCGGGGATCTCGGCGGCGCAGGCCGCCGCCGCGCGCATCGGCGCGCCGCTCGGTCACGACTTCTGCATCGTCTCGCTCTCCGACAACCTCAAGCCGTGGTCGCAGATCGTCCACCGGCTGGAGCTGGCCGCTCGCGCCGACCTGGTGATCGCCTGCTACAACCCGATCTCGCGGGCGCGGCCCTGGCAGCTCGGCGAGGCGTTGGCGGTGTTGCGCGGGGTGCGTGACGCCGACACCCCGGTGGTGCTCGGGCGCGACGTTGGCCGTCCCGCCGAACGGGTGCGGGTGACCACCCTGGGCGCGCTCGACCCGCAAGAGGTCGATATGCGCACCGTGGTGATCGTCGGCTCCTCCCAGACCCGTCACTTCAGCACCCCCGAGGGTCGCGACTGGGTCTATACCCCGCGCTGGTATCCGCAACCGGCCGAGCAGGACTGA